A stretch of DNA from Manihot esculenta cultivar AM560-2 chromosome 7, M.esculenta_v8, whole genome shotgun sequence:
TCTCACAGAAACATTAAATTGAGTCTTGATTTCAGCACAAAAggcagaaaaatgagaaaacactTCTGAACGatgcttcataaaataaatccaagtcattctagagtaatcatccataaaaataataaaatatctgaATCCAGTCTTAGATACAACCGGACATgggccccaaacatctgaatgaactaattcaaaagcagactcagctcgtttattgactctaggacttaaagagattcgatgatgttttgcaaaatgacatgACTCACATTCCAGTAAAGATATCTCATAAAATTGAGggcataacttcttcaaaaccgGTAAAGAAGGGTGTCCTAACCGACAATGTGCTTCAAACGGAGACACGACACTAGAGCAGGCAGTAGGCTGAGGCACCCATGCATCCAAAATGTAGAGACCCCCAGATACATGTCATTTACCAATATTCTGCTTCATCACAAGATCCTGAAACATgggccccaaacatctgaatgaactaattcaaaagcagACTCAGCTCGTTTATTGACTCTAGGACTTAAAGAGATTCGATGATGTTTTGCAATATCTCATGAAATTGAGggcataacttcttcaaaatCGGTAAAGAAGGGTGTCCTAACCGACAATGTGCTTCAAACGAAGACACGACACTAGAGCAGGCAATAGGCTGAGgcatccatgcatccaaaatgtAGAGACCCCCAGATACATGTCATTTACCAATAATCTACTTCGTCACAAGATCCTGAATGAGACAATGATCAGAAAAAAAGGAAACACAACAATTTAGGTCTTTGTTAAGTTTACTCATAGATATTAAATTAAAGACAAGATTAGGTAAACTTGGCACAGATGATAAGGTAATAGAAGGAGTAGGTTTAACAATCCCAGAACCCTCAATATTATAAGTTTATCCATCAGCTATAATAATAGGAGAATGTGCTTTATAAGATCGAAAACTAGTAAAAATATGAGGATTACCTGTCATATGATCTGTggcaccagaatcaatgaccCATTTATATGAAGAGGAAATAAGACACGTTTTACCTGTCTCAGTGGCTACTGAAGAGgttgggataattttaataatatgggtcTTACTGTCAAAAACCATTTCAACCAACACTCTATACTCATTTACCATCAAACGAATTAAAGAAAGATAACCCAACACCCAAACAGCAAACGAACTACAGATCTAACAAGCGGGTTGCAAGGCAACTAAACGCCTCTACCCAACACCCAAACGACAAACAAACCACAGATCTGACAAGCGGGTTGCAAGGCAATTTCGACGTCCTTTCTAAGTAGACgatgagagacaaatattaccCCAGATGGATAACACAAAATAAcaggagccctaagtctccaaaaaattttaaaacttgacgagaaagaaaaaaaattaaatttttacgagaatgactctgataccatgtaaaaagataatattttgttgtACTTTATAATAGATATTACAGCCTATTTATCCATGAGAGAATGTATCTAAACAGAAAGAAAAATCAAGCTTATGATTATACCTGAGATTaagtaactaacccatctatcaatatttatttcctatattaatatatttactttataTATAACCTGTAACAATATCAAATATAATTCCATGACAGTAAATTAGAAAGAAGATTTTCGAAAAACACCTAAATTTTAGCACACAATTTAATCACGATTATAATTAGTCCAATAATAAATCTAAttagatttatattttaattatttaaataggagtctgaaaaaagaaaaataaaaaattttctaataaaaatcacattttaaatgaataaaacaataaattttagaaaaattaaacacctttgttattttttttcagctaaaatataaaattattcatttcgGTTAAGTTGTCGCAAATCGCAAATCGTTCAAGTTCGTAGTGTATGACTTTTAACGATATTGTTAAAGATTGTACACTTAAACGATATCCACACAAATTACCAATCGAAAAACTTTAGAACGATtctaaatattgaaaattagaAAAAGTGTTGACTACTAGATCTTAATTTTTCCAGTGAAATTCTAATAGCTCTTACTTGTGTCACCTACTCTTTCTTAAGGTAgtcttttatattaaattcctatggtttttaatataataattatatttatttatttatttaattaaataaataaattataattatattttaaaattttaacaaataagCTATGAGTTTTAGACAAATTCAATTAAGTATGTACTTAATTTATTTggttaaatagtaattttataaattacaaCTTTACCTTCAATATCACAAAACTTGTATGCAATCACGTCTTACTTAATTTGCGTCTCATTTTACtttctcatattattttttatgtatgtaatccattaatttttaaatatattggcgatataattaattaattaattaatttaaaagttaaaaatattatctaaCATTTCAAgactatttaaatatttgaaatgtTAATAGCGGTTTGACCTAACCTTTCCATCAATAGTTTTTCAATATAAGTAATATCCTTTCATCGTTAATATCTCGATTTAACGATTAAAGTATCGAGTATGTCTGTtatgttaaattatattagttctCTTTGCAATAACCATTGACTGattaaatgaaatttcaaatttaatttgttaatttcataattaatgCAAGTaagtaaaaaatcaaatattttcctAATTAATCTAGGATAGTGAATCCTATCGCAATCACATAAACACGTTCATAAGATTTTTACTATATCCAATTCATCTCCATTTATTACTTAtgaactaaaaaatatataacatgAATTAAAACATAGAAATCCCTATATAAGATGAATTATTAATTTCAAGTCAAACAATCATTTACACACCCATCACTTGAGTAATACATAAATACAGGTAATTCTCAATATGGAATTCTCATGCTTGTCACTAACATATTCTCAATATGTACCAGTCTCTAGCGCTGTAATTATTGTCTAATAATGATAAACGCATTAATCAAGAACATTTAACAACATAGTTTAAATGCAATAaaaatctcacaattataaGCACATTATAATCTTTTTCATAGTAATATAGTCTCATAAACTttatctttatttaaaatacaattaaataaatactaaagataataaatatcttttattaatatattaaatacttaaaatatatgaaatataatattcaaatacaataaataaattagttatagaaCATATAACTAACACTGAGTATCTTATTATGATGTTAAAGTTTTGTCGCTCTCAATAGTCTTGTAATGCAATTCAAATtacagtttaaaaaaaaaaaacgataatttaaacttttttatcaataatttttaaatatcaattttaagcCGTTGTACACAAAATTGAGCAATATTCATTAGAGTTTCTTTGGTGGTGCGAAGAGCTTCTTGTCCTCCTGCACTTGTttcattttgttttcttttgttgAGGCTGTAGCTCTCTGATTTTGGTCCTCTCTCACAGCTCTTGTATGTATGGTAGTTTCTTTGCTTTTGTTATCGATGTCGCTTTTTTTCTTGAGACTGGGGAAGAAGCGGTTTGATTGGGTTAGAAGCCATTTGATTGGGTTTTGGGCTGATTTAGTTCGATTGAGTTGGCTTGTTTATTTAGGGTGGGCTAAGTAGATTTTTCTGGGTTCTTTTAATCCATTGATTGTATGCTTTAACCCTCTAAACCTCACAATGcaatttacaaataaaaaaaagtttttagaatttagaattaaaatatataaattaattaaatattaaagataTATATCAATATACaagttaatatattaaaatgaatttaCACAAAGTTTAtacttattaatataatatagtatattaacattaaaaaaataatacactaatatttatatttaaaattattaattttgtaatataaatacttattaaataatatttaaaatgaataacaCATCCACTgaatttctattaaattttaaaattttaattctcaatttttttttttcactttttggaGATAAACATGAAGAAGCCTAAACCAGCTGGGAAGAAAACATGATTTGATGGTGATAAATGGGATTTAAAAGAAAAGCTGAATCTCTAATGATGGTAGAGGCTGGAAAGTGTGCCACTTGGTTTGCTTGTCCCGGACATGAGACAAGCTGATATAACCCAACTTCGAAGATAAGCTTTGGTAACTCTCCGGATAGTTAAAGCAGGAGTTGCTCCTTTGACTGCTTGGATGGTAGccagttgttttttttttttttgtttttttgggaTGGTACCCCGTTCATTGCCTCTAGTGTTGGCCAAGATCACAGCTTCCCACTTGCTAGAGCCTCAAAGGTTAGCGGATCCTCTTACAAGCCCAGTGCAACACCCAACCAAAGTTGGCATTTGATCCAACATTACTTCGTTTGTTGAAACCTGTATCGAAATTAAACAAACATAGGAAAAAACCTAGTGGATGAAGTTGATCCGCATCGACGTGGATCACTgggttattttataaattttcaaatttacttTTACCATATTactcttttgatttttttttctttaaataatatgtttatttctaaaaatataaacgataaattaatttttaattcggtGGGATTCAAGTAATCGCAGTATATACATATTAACTTGATCCTAATAAATGCAAGTCAACGTGATCTTAATTAATGTAGATTAACTTAATCTCTTTGTCAAAATGCTACAAATATAACCAACATGAGAAGGTTTCAAGATTGTACTTGATCAAGAGTCACTAAAACTGAtgcattaaaaatatttgatagacaaatatgaaattttaattaaattaattatttaaattttttacatttataaataaaatttgataagtaattttatttttaaattgaggATAAATTACAatctaatctttatattttgatgAAATATAAGGTTtactttttgtatttttaaactattaaatttttaatattagagaaaaatttataaattaattcacGTCGTTAGATTTACGGTAAACTTACCATcaattctaattaaaaaataaaaaataaaaataccctcaaatatatattttctatcTAAACGATAAAGTTTGTGCAGTTTAACTAGATCTGCCTTTTATTCTcttaatttaaagttttatatattttttcaattcattctaatgttactataaatttatccataaatatatttaactatTTACAACTAAGcagttataatattataaaattgatcttaaataacatatttataaagaaatccttatttttttataaattattatcaaatattttaactatttataaataagtatccaaaattttacaatttaatatttaatgttgCTGAGGTTAGGCTGATGATGTGATCGGAATGGAATTATGTTGTGATTGGTTGGAACCTGAGGCGCTGGTGAATACTCATGACAGTCACttcgacgttcaagtcagtatCTTGAAGAATAGAGAAAATGTAATGGATTATTTAGGGTTTGAGTAATATTAACGATAGCGTACATTTCTTCTTATGGTGCTTCTTCTTTTTATACTGCTAGAGGTAGATATGAATATTATATTTTCCTGATAATTCGACGATAATATGACTATCTGCTTGATACAGGACATTACTAGTTAACAGGTGGGAATCTTGTGATCACATGTGTAATAGAGATGTATCGGGTTGTCCTCGACAATGGTAACCCTGTATCGAGGCTTGCCTTGATGAGGGAAGGGTGAGTCTTTTGGTGATGACTCGTGTGTTCGCAGTGTCCGGATCTTGGCGGATGTGCATAGATTATAGAGCCTTGAATAATATCACCATAAAAGATAATTTCCCTATACCATTGATTGAAGAATTACTGGAAGAGCTTGAAGGGGAAGCTatcttttcaaaaattaatttgcGATCAGGCTATTGGCAAGTTAGGATGCATGAAGGAAATATAAAAAAGACTGCTTTCAAACTCATGAAGGGCACTATGAATTTCTAGCCATGCCATTTGGCTTAACTAACGCTCCTGCAACTTTTCAGTCCTTAATGAATTATGTGTTTAAGCCCTACATAAGAAGGTTTGTTTTAGTTTTCTTAATGACATACTTGTATATAGTGGTTCTAAGGAACAACACTTGCAGCATTTACAATTAGTTTTACAGTTGATGAAGGAGCACCAATTATTTGCTAAGATGAGCAAATGTTCTTTTGGTACTACACAAATTGAGTATCTGGGGCATGTCATTACAGCAGAAGGAGTTACTACTAGTTCTCACAAAATTCAATTTGTGCAATGTTGGCCAATTCCTCAGAACATTAAGCAGTTAAGGAGCTTCTTAGGGCTTACAAGCTATTATCAGAGATTTATTCAAGGGTATGGAAGACTAGCTAAACCACTTACTGAACTTCTCAAAAAGGGAGCATTTGAGTGGAATGAAACAGCTCAGGAGGCTTTTATTACTCTCAAACAGGCTATGATTAATGGACCTGTATTAGCCTTGCCAAACTTCTCCAAACCTTTCATTGTGGAAACTGATGCTTCTGGAGAAGGCATTAAAGCTTTTTAATGCAGGAGGGACACCCAATAGCTTTTATCAGTAAGGCTCTTTCCTAAAGAAGTGTTGGGTTATCTATTTATGAGAGAGAGTTATTGGCAATTTTGTTCTCAGGTAAAAAATGGGAGCATTATTTGATGCaaagatattttattatcaaaacCGATCACAAGAGTCTTAAGTTCTTGTTAGAGCAGAAGTTGAGCACATCTGCTCAGTAAGATTGGTTAACCAAGCTAAAACATCTTGATTATGAGATTCAATATGAAAAGGGCAAGGAGAATCAAGTGGTTGATGCACTATCGAGACTCCCTGCTATATCAGTAGCCACCATCACAACTCACCTCCTCCTAGAGGATTTACTTGCAGCGATTAAAGGATCCTAGCAGACTGATTCTTCTATCCAAAGAATTATTCAAGAATTACAGTAAGATCCACAGTCCCACCCACAATATTCCTAGATTGAGGATCTGTTGAGAAGAAGGGGGCAAGTTGGTGATTGGGAATTCAACTGAATTAAAGCAAAAACTCTTGCAGCTGTATCATGATTCTGCTTTAAGGGAGCATTCAGGTGTCTCTGCATCTAAAAGCAGGCTTTCTTCTATGGTATATTGGAAGGGATTATCTAAGTTTGTGAGGGAGTATGTCAAAAATTGTGTGGTCTATCAAAAGAATAAATATGAATCTGTAGCAAGTCTAGAAACATTGCAGCTACTTCCTGTACCCAAGGGTATCTTACCAATagacttatttaaaggcttcaagaagacaagaaaggcagtttttcattctccaaaaatcggcaaggcctctccaaggctctctccaccttagttcttcatcttcttgctttcttttcatctattttctgttttggttcagccatgagtggctgaaaccccctttctagttgaagtttggttgaaactaaggttgtttaatgggttgtgagatctgaacagaaactattgtctttgattttattcaatattcatgcaattgtgcttaattctaaagattgctttgttgatcaaattggccacttgattctttattgcaaagttaattgattgttggattaggatatttgttagtccgtaattgctggaaatattctgtccatagaacacttggtgtaaaaacctaagaaattgtatgatctagcaacatctcatgcgtttgagtagctagggtttggatctttcttgttcttcatgcaattggcaattgttttgatgcctatggcccaaggacattccttggcaatttgttgattagtaattgattagaggacgtttcctaatcagtttgttcataaggaaagacatggtggtgagaagcgtcttccacccccataaccaacctattgaatcaatcaagataactatgtttcaatgatcaacccaaacaactaaagtggatccatatcttcaactagacttttctcatattgatttccctcttttattttaattacttgctgttttaattgctttcaatagttgttagacaaatcaatctcaaaaccccccttttttacttttattgcacttgtttctatttctctttgatcacttgctttcacttgtgccttcaattagttctattggtcttgattgggataaataaataggtaatcaattctctgtggatacgatccttcaccactgtctgcagttgtaaattgtaggtaaccaagaaggttatttttgaccggcttcgacaaccgctcctgtcatgttcccagacgaactgccaggtttaccacctgctagggagatagagtttgaaatcgaattgatgcctggaactagaccgatctctatccctccctacaggatggcaccagctgaattgaaagagcttaaggagcagttgcaagagttgataGATAatggcttcatccgaccgagtacctcaccttggggtgctccagtgctgttcgtgaaaaagaaagatggatcccttagactttgtatcaactacaggcagttgaacaaggtcactaccaagaataagtacccgttgccaaggatcgacgatgtattcgaccagctagcaggagcaggttgtttctctaaaatagatctgagatcggggtaccatcagctgaggataagagaagagaatgtgccgaagacggcgttcagaaccagatatgggcactatgagttccttgtaatgccgttcgggttgaccaatgctcctgcagcattcatggatctcatgaacagagttttcagtcaatacctggatcactttgttattgtcttcatagatgatatcttagtgtattccaggaatgcagaggagcatgcccatcatctaaggttagttctgcaaaccttgaaggaacacggcttgtatgccaagttctccaagtgtgagttctggctgaggagcattgcattcttggggcacgttgtgtcagaaaatggaatcgaggtagaccccaagaaagtggaagctgtagctaactgtcctagacccactacagtgacaaagatcaagagcttcttgggtttggcaggttactacaggaggttcgtccaggacttctctaatattgtagctcctatgaccagactgactaagaagaaccagggttttgtgtggaccgaccagtgtgaggagagctttgaggagccaaagaagaggttgacttcagcaccagtgttagctctgccatctagtaatgaagacttcttagTCTATTGCgatgtgtcccgtgtgggactgggttgtgtgctaatgcagaatgaaagggtgattgcttatgcttctaggcaactgaagaagcatgagttgaattaccctacacatgacctagaaatggcagctgtaatctttgcactcaagatatggaggcactacctttatggggtaaaatgtgagatcttcaccgatcataagagcctgcagtacatcctgagtcagagagagctgaatttgaggcagagaagatgggtagaactactcagtgactatgattgcaagatccagtaccatccgagtaaggtgaatgttgtggcagacgccttaagccggaaatcacttggcagtttgtcccatatttcagcagagaggaggccagtagtgagggagttcttcgagctcatcaatgaaggtctacagttggagttgtctggtacaggtgctttgatagcccagatgagagtggcacccgtgtttctggagcaggtggctcagaaacagcacaaggacccagagttagtgaagattgccaggactattcagtcaggcaagaatgaagagtttagatttgacagtaaggggatcctccgctatgggaatagattgtgtgtaccagatgacgtaggtctgaagggagacattatgagagaggctcataatgccagatacagtgttcaccctggagccaccaaaatgtatcaagatctgaagagagtgtattggtggccagctatgaagagagaagtggcacagtttgtgtcagcctgcgaaatatgtcagagggtgaagctggaacatcagaagccggctggaatgcttaacccactacctattccagagtggaaatgggagaacatagctatggacttcgtggtggggttaccggcagcgtccaacagattggactccatatgggtgattgtggacagactgaccaaatctgctcacttcatccctgtcaggagtggctattctgtggacaagttggcgcaggtgtatgttgatgaggttgtcaggttgcatggggttcctgtttcaatagtgtttgatagagggccccagttcacctccaggttttggcggagtctgcagaacgctatgggtaccaggttggattttagcactgctttccatccacagacggacggacagtcagaaaggaccatccaaacaatagaggatatgctcagaatgtgtgtgctagattttggcgattcttggaggcagcatctacctttggtggagtttgcttacaataacagtcatt
This window harbors:
- the LOC110619012 gene encoding uncharacterized mitochondrial protein AtMg00860-like produces the protein MYRVVLDNGNPVSRLALMREGGSKEQHLQHLQLVLQLMKEHQLFAKMSKCSFGTTQIEYLGHVITAEGVTTSSHKIQFVQCWPIPQNIKQLRSFLGLTSYYQRFIQGYGRLAKPLTELLKKGAFEWNETAQEAFITLKQAMINGPVLALPNFSKPFIVETDASGEGIKAF